A stretch of Vibrio sp. B1FLJ16 DNA encodes these proteins:
- a CDS encoding FliA/WhiG family RNA polymerase sigma factor: MLDINFQEDYGVEGDIHSPSNAIDENKLLKQHQILVKRIVNQLRIHANQHCTIEDMQQIGLIGLLEAGRRYGDIDDTNFPAFAVCRIRGAILDELRRLDWRSRKTRQQAHELNDITRDLTRALGRQPSDTEIMQALGTNQEDYLARQNAALAGEMQSLDQLIENGIENHLDAHYDGMAHEQTRRSLESAMESLSKRDQLMLTLFYQHELNLNEIALVLNLTPPRVCQLHKQALKQLNQYLSS, translated from the coding sequence ATGTTGGACATCAATTTTCAGGAAGATTATGGCGTGGAAGGAGATATTCACTCCCCTTCCAATGCTATTGATGAAAACAAGCTTCTAAAGCAACACCAGATTCTGGTCAAACGTATCGTCAACCAGCTCAGAATCCATGCCAATCAACACTGCACGATAGAAGATATGCAGCAGATTGGCCTTATCGGGTTACTGGAAGCCGGTCGCCGCTACGGTGATATCGACGATACGAACTTTCCTGCCTTCGCAGTATGCCGAATCCGTGGCGCAATTCTCGATGAGCTGCGCCGTCTCGACTGGCGTTCACGTAAAACCCGTCAGCAGGCTCATGAACTGAATGACATAACGCGTGACTTAACCCGCGCCTTGGGTAGGCAGCCTTCCGATACCGAGATCATGCAGGCGCTGGGGACAAACCAGGAAGATTACCTTGCTCGCCAGAATGCAGCACTGGCCGGTGAAATGCAGAGTCTGGATCAGCTGATTGAGAACGGCATTGAAAACCACCTGGACGCTCACTATGACGGCATGGCACACGAGCAGACACGACGCAGTCTGGAATCTGCAATGGAAAGTCTCTCTAAAAGGGACCAGTTGATGCTGACCTTGTTTTACCAGCATGAGCTTAACCTGAATGAAATCGCACTGGTGCTAAACCTGACACCTCCGAGAGTTTGTCAGCTGCACAAGCAAGCACTAAAACAACTCAACCAATACCTGTCTTCCTAG
- the motA gene encoding flagellar motor stator protein MotA — protein MQKFFGAITILLCVFGGYMWAGGKMGAIWQPAEFLIIIGASFGSLIVGNPPQVLKEMRSQLRSTISGAKNEREYYMQLMALLQSLLETVRNGGFKSLDSHIEEPQNSELINRYPLVAADYRLISFITDNLRLMAMGQMSPHELEGLLEQEIDAIETDLLLPSRSLQRTAEALPGFGILAAVGGIIITMQAIDGSIAMVGYHVAAALVGTFLGIFGCYCCLDPLSNAMAQRVKRNMSAFECVRETLVAYVAKKPTLLAIDAGRKHIQLDIKPTFNQMEKWLAEQEA, from the coding sequence ATGCAAAAGTTTTTTGGAGCCATTACCATATTATTGTGCGTGTTTGGTGGATACATGTGGGCAGGCGGGAAGATGGGGGCTATATGGCAACCTGCAGAATTCCTGATCATCATTGGTGCTTCTTTCGGCTCACTGATCGTTGGCAACCCTCCACAAGTGCTAAAAGAAATGCGCAGCCAACTTCGCTCTACTATTTCCGGCGCGAAAAACGAACGTGAATACTATATGCAGCTAATGGCCCTGCTTCAGAGTCTGCTTGAAACCGTGCGAAATGGCGGATTTAAATCTCTGGACAGCCATATTGAAGAGCCACAAAACAGTGAGTTAATCAACCGCTACCCTCTAGTTGCAGCCGATTACCGCCTGATCTCATTTATTACCGACAACCTTCGTCTGATGGCAATGGGCCAGATGTCTCCACATGAGTTAGAGGGCTTGCTTGAGCAGGAAATCGACGCTATCGAAACCGATCTTCTGCTGCCATCCCGATCTTTACAACGCACTGCAGAAGCATTGCCGGGTTTTGGGATACTGGCTGCAGTCGGCGGCATCATCATCACCATGCAGGCGATCGACGGATCAATTGCAATGGTTGGCTACCACGTTGCGGCTGCTCTGGTTGGTACTTTTCTTGGTATATTCGGCTGCTATTGCTGCCTAGACCCACTAAGCAACGCCATGGCACAGCGTGTAAAGCGCAACATGTCTGCATTTGAATGTGTGCGAGAGACACTTGTTGCCTACGTAGCTAAAAAACCAACCTTGCTCGCAATTGACGCTGGTCGCAAACATATTCAACTGGACATTAAACCTACCTTTAACCAGATGGAAAAATGGCTGGCTGAGCAGGAGGCATAA
- a CDS encoding flagellar motor protein MotB — protein MQKQEHVVFKRTKAKTHEEFHGGAWKVAFADFMIALMALFLVLWILQVVDKDERKAIIAQLQSASVFENSFNYPFDTAQSISPIDLASDSSVPSRHDSNHVVTSFFQGDGDGPESDSLIPGNYDTQEQLAALAKVVENAVRQSSAQGNVNVTVTPQGLRIVLQDDYKQHMFSRGGDELTPFFEDLLLAMSPIFEKVTNPLIISGHTDATLFKHRLSGETNWELSSSRANAARQTLVSGGMPEARVLQVTGMSDRALLNEENPDSSENRRIELFVLTTVAAQVLETFFGNQHDSELQKAREKAEFNQPVIRQTATNKPLSSENA, from the coding sequence ATGCAAAAGCAAGAACATGTGGTATTCAAACGAACGAAAGCAAAGACACATGAAGAGTTTCACGGCGGCGCATGGAAAGTCGCTTTCGCGGACTTCATGATCGCCTTGATGGCACTCTTTCTTGTACTCTGGATCTTGCAGGTGGTTGATAAGGATGAGCGTAAAGCCATCATTGCTCAGTTACAAAGTGCCAGTGTTTTTGAAAATAGCTTCAACTATCCCTTTGACACGGCTCAGAGTATTTCTCCGATTGATCTGGCATCAGACTCGTCTGTTCCAAGCCGTCACGACTCCAACCATGTTGTCACTTCATTTTTCCAGGGAGATGGTGACGGGCCAGAGAGCGACTCACTCATTCCCGGCAATTATGACACGCAGGAACAACTTGCGGCTCTGGCAAAAGTGGTCGAAAACGCAGTACGTCAAAGCAGCGCCCAGGGTAACGTGAATGTTACAGTGACCCCGCAAGGCTTACGCATTGTGCTTCAAGATGATTACAAGCAGCATATGTTCAGCCGTGGCGGAGACGAGCTGACACCATTTTTTGAAGACCTGCTGTTAGCTATGTCGCCAATATTCGAAAAGGTGACTAATCCGCTCATCATCAGTGGACATACCGATGCGACCCTGTTTAAACATCGATTAAGTGGTGAAACGAACTGGGAGCTCTCCTCTTCTCGTGCTAATGCCGCAAGACAAACTTTAGTATCAGGAGGAATGCCAGAAGCACGTGTACTTCAGGTAACCGGCATGTCTGATCGTGCCCTGTTAAATGAGGAAAATCCGGATTCAAGTGAAAACCGCCGTATTGAGTTGTTTGTTCTCACTACTGTGGCTGCTCAGGTACTGGAAACTTTCTTTGGCAATCAACACGATAGCGAATTACAAAAAGCACGTGAAAAAGCTGAATTTAATCAACCTGTTATTCGACAAACGGCAACGAACAAACCGTTAAGTTCTGAAAACGCTTAA
- a CDS encoding SPOR domain-containing protein, whose product MKVLKATPLLLSLMLLGCSVTPSPVPDAQCVGVMTSQDAYGNMNPDNFTVQVLALRQEADVQEYISQIKSDYPVWVNWKSSRGARWYAVTAGDFKTKDEAARAIQHLPRHVQRSEPFILTFEQMKMQQETNVVRIR is encoded by the coding sequence ATGAAGGTATTAAAAGCAACCCCCTTGCTACTCAGTTTAATGTTATTGGGCTGCAGCGTCACACCCAGCCCGGTTCCAGACGCACAATGCGTAGGTGTAATGACTTCTCAGGATGCCTACGGAAATATGAACCCTGACAATTTTACCGTACAGGTTTTAGCGTTGAGACAAGAGGCTGATGTTCAGGAATATATCAGCCAGATTAAGTCCGACTATCCGGTGTGGGTAAACTGGAAATCTAGCCGGGGAGCACGTTGGTATGCAGTAACAGCCGGAGACTTTAAGACAAAAGATGAGGCGGCTCGCGCTATTCAACACTTACCCCGACATGTACAACGTTCCGAACCATTCATCCTGACCTTCGAACAGATGAAAATGCAACAAGAAACCAATGTAGTACGCATACGATAG
- a CDS encoding GNAT family N-acetyltransferase, producing the protein MEIKQLNDCLCFLNEIADWHYQEWQHLYPDDTFHDFIEDLKQSLIDDLIPTTWVLIDKDKPVGSASIVHHDMETNRHLSPWLANVFIKPEYRGEGLGRLLINHVQEQAKSSGMAEIYLFTEKSSELYQSLGWRTIKHEKYHQNDVEVMMMQLVTHELDQ; encoded by the coding sequence ATGGAAATAAAACAATTAAATGACTGCCTCTGCTTTTTAAATGAGATTGCAGACTGGCATTATCAAGAATGGCAACACTTATACCCTGATGACACGTTTCATGATTTTATAGAGGATCTAAAGCAGTCTCTGATTGATGATCTCATACCTACGACATGGGTTTTAATAGATAAAGACAAGCCGGTTGGCAGTGCATCAATTGTTCATCATGATATGGAAACTAACAGGCATCTTTCTCCATGGCTCGCCAATGTATTTATCAAACCTGAGTACAGAGGAGAGGGGTTAGGTCGTTTGTTAATAAATCATGTTCAGGAACAAGCCAAAAGTAGTGGTATGGCTGAGATTTACCTGTTCACAGAGAAAAGCTCTGAGCTATACCAATCATTGGGCTGGAGGACGATTAAACACGAAAAATATCATCAAAATGATGTAGAAGTTATGATGATGCAGTTAGTTACTCATGAGCTTGACCAGTAG
- a CDS encoding NADPH-dependent FMN reductase — protein sequence MAKYKVGYFVGSLSSNSINRMLAKALARLAPPELELVEIPIKDLPLYSPDYDDDFPPVAREFKQAIADMDGVLFVTPEYNRSIPGGLKNAIDWASRPWGQNSFTAKPSGVIGASPGSIGTALAQQSLRGVLCFCNSPLMNTVEAYVQFKPGLITEDGVVTDERTAEFLRNYMTELHAFIVRVLTVLPRTSTKCE from the coding sequence ATGGCAAAATACAAAGTCGGATACTTCGTTGGTAGTTTATCTTCCAACTCAATTAACAGAATGCTTGCAAAAGCACTCGCTCGTTTGGCACCGCCAGAGCTTGAGTTAGTGGAAATCCCAATTAAAGATCTACCTCTTTACAGCCCCGATTATGATGACGATTTCCCTCCTGTCGCGCGAGAGTTTAAACAAGCCATTGCAGATATGGATGGTGTTCTTTTTGTAACGCCTGAGTATAACCGCTCCATACCTGGCGGATTGAAAAACGCGATAGACTGGGCGAGTCGGCCATGGGGACAAAATTCCTTTACTGCCAAGCCGTCAGGTGTGATTGGTGCGTCGCCGGGCTCTATCGGAACTGCATTAGCGCAGCAAAGTTTGCGTGGTGTTTTATGTTTTTGCAACTCTCCGCTGATGAACACAGTAGAAGCTTACGTCCAATTTAAGCCGGGGCTTATTACTGAAGATGGCGTGGTTACCGATGAGAGAACAGCTGAGTTCCTGCGTAATTACATGACAGAATTACACGCTTTCATCGTTCGCGTTCTCACCGTGCTACCCCGGACGTCTACAAAGTGCGAGTAG
- a CDS encoding cold-shock protein, translating into MSTGIVKWFNGDKGFGFITPDDGSKDLFVHHSEIKMSGYKSLNEGQKVEFEIGQGQKGPCATNVKPI; encoded by the coding sequence ATGAGTACAGGAATAGTTAAGTGGTTCAATGGTGATAAAGGATTCGGTTTTATTACACCAGACGATGGCAGTAAAGATTTGTTCGTTCATCATTCGGAAATTAAAATGAGTGGTTATAAATCGCTGAATGAAGGTCAGAAAGTCGAATTTGAAATAGGACAAGGACAAAAAGGTCCGTGTGCGACTAATGTAAAGCCAATATAA
- a CDS encoding flagellin: MVMSTVEVRSYDLRVPGRDNTSIASSRTTDAAGASVSRKVTSRTTPSVSYSVSGIMLTQGQQQATSVQMATKALQAVGKELTMVKRGLTQALNHGVEKQPELQNELSRSKDNIRSVLEQSRFDGNRVVNNELNLTLNQADVRRFSIPGLNVHRQSERAEQIRLDFPQGQSVVVQFDGRSDGKQTVKMLDRSLVPLGLRASLSNDGTILFESSEQAYHQMQQKVMVTGQGYRFPAGQANQLNLKSEPDGIAELRFDLGSRDGIKNTIIKVNQHLKQVQKSLEQARSINADLGSQMQSIQKQSNTLTINEVNEKLAQFDAMSTSGAFTSSFKALNAQANVKRHTVVALMRS, encoded by the coding sequence ATGGTAATGAGTACTGTAGAGGTTCGCTCGTACGATCTTCGAGTACCTGGCAGAGATAATACTTCAATTGCGTCGTCGCGAACGACTGACGCAGCCGGTGCCAGTGTTTCACGCAAAGTAACCAGTCGAACGACTCCTTCTGTGTCTTACTCTGTTTCTGGCATTATGCTCACGCAGGGGCAGCAACAAGCTACATCGGTACAGATGGCAACAAAAGCGCTGCAAGCTGTTGGAAAAGAGCTGACTATGGTTAAGCGAGGTCTTACTCAGGCGCTCAATCATGGAGTAGAGAAGCAACCAGAGTTACAAAATGAACTAAGCCGCTCAAAAGATAATATCCGCTCTGTGCTTGAACAGTCGAGATTTGACGGCAACAGAGTGGTAAACAATGAGCTTAATCTAACGTTAAACCAAGCTGATGTGCGCCGTTTTTCGATTCCCGGTCTTAATGTACACCGACAAAGCGAACGAGCTGAGCAAATAAGGCTCGACTTTCCTCAGGGGCAGTCTGTCGTGGTGCAGTTTGATGGCCGCTCTGACGGCAAGCAGACCGTAAAAATGCTCGATCGCAGCTTAGTCCCACTTGGTTTAAGAGCGTCGCTTTCCAATGACGGTACCATTCTGTTTGAGTCTTCGGAGCAGGCTTATCATCAAATGCAGCAAAAGGTGATGGTCACCGGTCAGGGGTATCGTTTTCCTGCAGGTCAGGCAAACCAGCTGAATCTGAAATCTGAGCCGGATGGTATTGCAGAGCTTAGGTTTGATCTTGGTTCAAGGGACGGGATCAAAAACACCATTATCAAGGTGAACCAGCACTTAAAGCAGGTGCAAAAGAGCCTAGAGCAGGCACGTAGCATTAACGCAGATCTTGGCTCACAAATGCAATCTATTCAGAAACAATCCAACACGCTGACGATAAATGAAGTCAACGAGAAGCTTGCTCAGTTCGATGCCATGTCAACTTCAGGCGCGTTTACTTCCTCGTTTAAAGCGCTAAACGCACAAGCGAATGTAAAGCGACATACCGTCGTTGCCTTGATGCGTAGTTAG
- the flgL gene encoding flagellar hook-associated protein FlgL, whose protein sequence is MRISDTQFSQMMLQSLESNNAGLGKVLQQMATGDRLTKLSDDPMASIRLLNLDREGSAINQYQSNIANVKSTLSSQEVHLDNVNESLQSMRELALWGANGSLSTEDRTGIVVELESLRNAVASSFNAQDEEGLYLFSGTKSDTAALSNAGGTYVIEGNADKRVVTVAKGVTMESNMTAAEVLDLGGGSNVLNQIDALIAEFRNPTANFRNTVDTSIAAIDATHDNVLGAMAKIGGAHNNLEMLDNAHGENKLFVDKVNSDLSALDYAEASVRLSNYMAALEATQASYVKIQDLSLFNRI, encoded by the coding sequence ATGCGAATCAGTGATACTCAATTTAGTCAGATGATGTTGCAGAGCTTAGAGAGCAACAATGCTGGTCTGGGCAAAGTACTGCAGCAGATGGCAACCGGTGATCGCCTGACTAAGTTATCGGACGATCCAATGGCTTCGATACGATTGTTAAACCTAGATCGCGAAGGTTCTGCGATTAACCAGTATCAATCCAACATTGCTAATGTGAAGAGCACGCTTTCCAGCCAGGAAGTGCATCTTGATAACGTAAATGAAAGTTTGCAATCTATGCGTGAGCTTGCGTTGTGGGGAGCTAACGGGTCGTTAAGCACAGAGGACCGTACTGGTATTGTCGTAGAGTTAGAAAGCTTACGTAATGCCGTCGCATCGTCGTTTAACGCTCAGGATGAAGAGGGGCTTTACCTGTTCTCCGGCACCAAAAGTGACACTGCGGCTTTATCAAATGCAGGTGGTACTTATGTGATTGAAGGTAATGCGGACAAGCGTGTTGTCACGGTGGCGAAAGGTGTCACAATGGAGTCGAACATGACCGCAGCAGAGGTTCTAGACCTTGGCGGCGGTAGTAATGTACTTAACCAGATTGATGCCTTGATAGCAGAGTTTCGTAACCCTACTGCAAACTTCAGAAATACTGTTGATACGTCGATCGCAGCGATAGATGCTACTCATGATAACGTGCTTGGAGCGATGGCTAAGATTGGTGGTGCCCATAATAACCTGGAAATGCTTGATAACGCACATGGTGAGAACAAGCTGTTTGTCGATAAAGTTAACTCTGATCTGTCAGCTCTGGATTACGCTGAAGCGTCTGTTCGATTAAGTAACTACATGGCTGCCCTGGAAGCCACTCAGGCAAGTTATGTGAAGATTCAGGATCTGAGTCTGTTTAATCGAATTTAA
- the flgK gene encoding flagellar hook-associated protein FlgK yields MSLINIALSGLNANRVALDVTAQNVANVNTPGYSRQQALMASVEGGKYDRLSPGIGVEVSSIRRVSDEYLVKQMWSTNSFAAYASRYTTNMSQLENTLNADGLNLSAGFDALFASLNDATVKPESVPYRQQIISEAEALSLRFNTLSESLYSQLQNVDDQRNAAINHTNTLLSNIAGINKQIIELQGTGGNPSNLLDARDKLIGELSNFVEIKTTTQSDGGVQVALASGQPLVMGGDYGTLKATPDPSASGLPVIEVEFGKQSFIVPDVQGGEIGALNDYQQNVLEPYQSAIDDMAQAFADEFNAVLATGTDLNGNPGAPLFSYDPTSPASSLTVTGIDPKELAFSSDGNPGNADVLTDLIALSNQPVTVSGFGSLTLNDAYSAMIGEVAIKARQADADYQAKTSMNQQAISARDNVSAVNSDEEAANLMTFANAHNANMKVISTANQLFDTVLQLF; encoded by the coding sequence ATGAGTCTAATCAATATCGCTTTATCTGGTCTGAATGCCAACCGGGTTGCTTTGGATGTCACGGCACAAAACGTGGCAAACGTGAATACACCGGGTTACAGCCGCCAACAGGCATTGATGGCTTCCGTTGAAGGCGGTAAATATGACCGCCTTAGCCCAGGTATCGGTGTGGAAGTCTCCAGCATTCGTCGTGTCAGTGATGAGTATCTGGTGAAGCAGATGTGGTCGACAAACAGCTTTGCCGCTTATGCTTCTCGCTACACTACCAACATGAGTCAACTGGAAAATACACTCAACGCTGATGGTCTTAATCTTTCTGCCGGGTTCGATGCCCTGTTTGCGAGTTTGAATGACGCAACGGTCAAGCCAGAATCGGTCCCTTACCGCCAGCAAATCATTAGCGAAGCAGAAGCACTGAGCCTTCGTTTTAACACCTTAAGCGAGTCATTATATAGCCAATTACAAAATGTGGATGACCAGCGAAACGCGGCAATTAACCATACCAATACTTTGCTAAGTAATATCGCCGGTATTAACAAACAGATCATAGAGTTACAGGGGACAGGTGGAAATCCTAGTAACCTTTTAGATGCTCGTGACAAGTTGATCGGTGAATTATCAAACTTTGTTGAAATTAAAACGACTACTCAGTCAGACGGTGGTGTTCAGGTTGCGTTAGCTTCCGGTCAACCTTTGGTGATGGGCGGCGATTACGGTACGCTAAAAGCAACCCCGGATCCTTCGGCATCAGGCTTGCCTGTGATTGAAGTCGAGTTTGGTAAACAAAGCTTCATTGTTCCTGATGTTCAGGGCGGTGAAATCGGTGCATTAAATGATTATCAGCAAAATGTCTTAGAGCCCTATCAGAGTGCAATTGATGATATGGCGCAGGCGTTTGCGGATGAATTTAATGCCGTACTTGCTACTGGTACCGATCTTAATGGTAATCCGGGAGCGCCTTTGTTTAGTTATGATCCGACGAGCCCAGCTTCCAGTCTTACTGTTACAGGTATTGATCCTAAAGAGCTTGCGTTTTCCTCTGACGGTAACCCGGGCAATGCTGATGTATTAACGGACCTTATCGCTCTAAGCAACCAACCTGTGACTGTGTCAGGCTTTGGTTCGTTAACTCTCAACGACGCATACTCTGCGATGATAGGCGAAGTGGCAATTAAAGCGCGTCAGGCGGACGCAGATTATCAGGCCAAGACTTCTATGAATCAGCAAGCGATTTCTGCACGTGATAATGTCAGCGCCGTCAACAGCGATGAGGAAGCGGCAAACTTAATGACGTTCGCCAATGCACATAATGCCAATATGAAAGTGATCAGCACGGCTAATCAGCTTTTTGATACCGTTCTCCAGTTATTCTAA
- a CDS encoding rod-binding protein codes for MNLEGLNEQSSVLYHDNNTLKQIKQSNQQGEALEVVAEQFEAMFLQMVLRQMRSSSDVLADKDSPFASQQQGVFRDMYDGQLAINMANKQNSGIADMLVKQLGNPLNGVKSENSSTLQAANDNRLKKSGTEDVASIFGKEIHLSGETVASVKQAQQEVNTTAFAQPLIRKREL; via the coding sequence ATGAACCTGGAAGGGCTAAATGAACAGAGCTCTGTGCTCTACCACGACAACAATACACTAAAGCAGATCAAGCAAAGCAACCAGCAAGGCGAAGCCTTAGAAGTGGTTGCTGAGCAGTTCGAGGCGATGTTTTTACAGATGGTATTGCGCCAGATGCGCAGTAGTAGTGATGTACTGGCAGATAAGGACAGCCCGTTTGCCAGCCAGCAACAAGGTGTGTTCCGCGATATGTACGACGGACAGCTAGCTATCAATATGGCAAATAAGCAGAACTCTGGTATCGCTGATATGTTGGTTAAACAACTGGGTAACCCGCTCAATGGCGTAAAGTCTGAGAACAGCAGCACCCTTCAGGCCGCAAATGATAACCGACTCAAAAAGTCTGGCACTGAAGATGTGGCAAGTATTTTTGGTAAAGAGATACATCTTTCCGGGGAAACGGTCGCCTCTGTTAAGCAGGCGCAGCAGGAAGTGAATACCACTGCTTTTGCGCAGCCACTGATTCGTAAAAGGGAGCTGTAA
- a CDS encoding flagellar basal body P-ring protein FlgI has product MKLKNSLFIVFSLLLSLGMNPVAKAQVAIPIMDLVDVQGIRDNQLVGYGLVVGLDGQGDRNQVNFTSQSVTNMLRQFGVQIDDNSNPKLRNVASVSVTAVVSPMSGPGQKLNVVVSSLGDAKSLRGGTLLLTPLRGVDGEVYAVAQGNLVVGGVSAEGQSGSKVVVNTPTTGRIPDGATLERAIPSDFNQMEKIVLNLRKPSFTTAKNITREVNNIFGPKVAVAVNKVRIDVQAPKDTQQRVIMMSMLEELKVMEGRKPARIVFNSRTGTVVVGKNVKVSEAAVSHGNLTVTISEAQQVSQPNAFANGGETQVVDRSDLDVREERAQMVIWPPGTELNTIVNAVNSLGATPTDLMSILQALYEAGALNAELVVI; this is encoded by the coding sequence ATGAAGTTAAAAAATTCTCTTTTTATCGTCTTCTCTCTTTTGCTGTCACTGGGAATGAATCCGGTTGCAAAAGCGCAAGTTGCCATCCCTATTATGGATTTGGTTGATGTACAGGGCATCCGTGATAACCAACTGGTGGGTTACGGTTTGGTCGTCGGCCTGGATGGACAGGGTGACCGGAACCAAGTCAATTTCACTTCGCAGTCTGTCACTAACATGCTTCGTCAGTTTGGTGTTCAGATCGACGATAACAGCAATCCTAAACTGCGTAATGTCGCTTCAGTGAGTGTTACCGCTGTTGTATCGCCTATGTCGGGCCCGGGTCAGAAACTGAACGTGGTTGTATCTTCTCTCGGTGATGCAAAAAGCCTGCGCGGCGGTACGCTTTTACTGACTCCTTTGCGAGGCGTCGACGGAGAAGTCTACGCAGTTGCTCAGGGTAACTTAGTCGTGGGTGGCGTATCTGCAGAAGGTCAGAGCGGCTCTAAGGTCGTCGTCAACACACCAACAACTGGGCGAATTCCGGACGGAGCGACACTGGAGCGTGCGATTCCAAGTGACTTCAACCAGATGGAAAAAATCGTGTTGAACCTGCGTAAACCCAGCTTTACCACCGCAAAAAACATTACGCGCGAAGTGAACAATATTTTTGGCCCTAAAGTCGCGGTGGCGGTAAACAAGGTACGTATCGATGTTCAGGCTCCTAAAGATACCCAACAGCGCGTCATTATGATGTCGATGCTGGAAGAGCTGAAAGTAATGGAAGGACGAAAACCTGCACGCATTGTATTTAACTCCCGCACCGGCACGGTTGTCGTCGGTAAGAATGTCAAAGTCAGTGAAGCGGCGGTTAGCCACGGTAACCTCACTGTGACTATTTCTGAAGCTCAGCAGGTAAGCCAGCCCAATGCGTTTGCTAACGGCGGTGAAACTCAGGTAGTTGACCGTTCTGATCTGGACGTACGTGAAGAGCGTGCTCAGATGGTTATCTGGCCCCCGGGCACTGAGTTAAATACGATTGTGAACGCAGTAAACAGCTTAGGTGCAACACCAACCGATTTAATGTCGATTCTACAGGCGTTATATGAGGCTGGTGCGCTAAATGCAGAACTTGTGGTGATTTAA
- the flgH gene encoding flagellar basal body L-ring protein FlgH, whose product MIKDLRMNVFSKGWIVTAAVILLAGCAGRDEFIPPKPDEEKYAPPKLDYSLPEAKAGSLYRHNYHVTLFQDRRAYRVGDMLTVVLSEETESSKTADTQYDKSANVGFAAPVFGNKTFNDLSASVNGERSFDGSASSSQGNRLEGQITVTVHEVMPNGVLRVSGEKWLRLNQGDEFIRLTGIVRVDDISRNNQVPSSRIGDARITYSGRGALADSNAAGWLSQLFNSPWVPF is encoded by the coding sequence ATGATAAAGGATCTAAGAATGAACGTTTTTTCTAAAGGCTGGATAGTCACCGCCGCAGTCATTCTGTTGGCCGGGTGCGCTGGTCGGGACGAATTCATTCCGCCTAAACCGGATGAAGAAAAATACGCACCGCCAAAACTGGACTACTCATTGCCGGAAGCAAAAGCAGGTAGCCTTTATCGTCACAATTACCATGTGACGCTGTTTCAGGACAGACGTGCTTACCGTGTCGGGGATATGCTGACTGTCGTTTTGTCTGAAGAGACGGAATCGAGCAAAACCGCTGATACGCAATATGATAAAAGCGCTAACGTTGGTTTCGCCGCTCCGGTATTTGGCAACAAAACCTTTAATGATTTAAGTGCGAGCGTGAATGGCGAACGCAGTTTCGACGGTAGTGCATCGAGCTCTCAGGGCAATAGACTTGAAGGGCAAATTACCGTAACGGTTCATGAAGTCATGCCGAATGGCGTATTGCGCGTAAGTGGTGAAAAGTGGCTTCGTCTTAATCAAGGCGATGAATTCATTCGCTTGACCGGCATTGTCCGCGTTGATGATATCAGCCGCAATAACCAGGTCCCTTCATCACGCATTGGTGATGCAAGGATCACTTACTCAGGCCGGGGGGCTCTGGCTGACAGCAATGCTGCAGGCTGGCTTTCACAACTCTTCAACAGCCCTTGGGTACCGTTTTAA